From the Cyanobacteriota bacterium genome, the window AGGGGTGTTTACGGCTGTTCCCTTCGTGCATCATTGGTTAGCACCTACCAGCGATCGTCCCATTACCCCTACCCTCAATAGTCCCTCACCTACCGTAAGCCTGCCACCTGTGCAGCTAGAGCCTGCCTCGATTGTTCAAACTACTCGCCCGATCCAAATCCTGAGCAATCCTATACAAACGGAGCTAGTTAATCCAGCGCCCGCAGTTTCCCCCACTGTCACCACTGTTCCCCCCAACAGCATTGTCAGGATTATGAGCAAGCAAGTTCCTCAACAGGCTAACAGCCCTCCTGTGAGTTGGGTGCAATTAGTGGTGTGCCAAGAACCTGACACAGTGGAGTCTAGCTCACTAGCCAATTATGGCCAAGGGTGGATTCTGGAATCAGAGCTGGTGAATGCAGTGATGATCGTGCCTAACCCTACCCAACTTGACGTAACTCGGTGTACTCCCTAGTTGCTGACACCACTCGATACCTATGCTGACTTAGCAGGGATCTGTTAAAACTATGCCTGATTGAGTAGGCAAGTCTACAAAGGCAAATCTATGTAGTATCTTGACGAATCTGTTGGCTGTCCTAGGATAGAGAAGACATGAGCTAACAGCCTTATGCTTAGCAGCTTGCTACCTTTGTCAACAGGGAACTTAGCAGGGACAACGCTCGCTCCATCGTCAGTCGCTGTGGTTATGCTAAAGGCTGCCTAGCGATAAATCTCATCTATCCAAGTGTACTTAGGTGTGGGAAAAGGATACAACGTCAATGATTGATTGCAGTGCTATTCAGTTTTGTGTGCATGAAGTCAGCGAATGGATAGTCAACGATAGGGGCCAGCAATCGCTACAGATTAACCATGGAGAGCGCAACCTCGAGGTTGAACAACTTCAAGCCTTGTTTCAAGTAGCAGCCTTTTGGGCACAGAATCGCCGTAGTGAGGACTTAATAGTAGCCATTACAAATAGTAAGCCTGTGGTCACGGTTTGGGAAGGCGATCGTCTGATTGGGTTTGCCCGTGCTACTTCCGATGGTGTGTACCGCGCTACAATCTGGGATGTAGTAATCCATCCCAACTACCAAGGAGCTGGCCTAGGGCGCAAACTGGTGGAAACTATCCTCATGCATCCGCACATGAATCGCGTCGAGCGCACCTATCTAATGACTACTCACCAGCAGCAATTCTATGAGCGCATTGGTTTTCAGGTAAATTCCACAACAACTATGGTGCTATATAATCGACCACCGGTGGGGTTACCGACATTAGAAACGGCAGACGTTTTAGCAACCCTGTCTGACCAAGCGTAACCGTGGATGGCAGCATAGCCTACGGATGAAAACGCAACTCTGGCCTAACCCTACAAAATTTTTTCAATTCGACGGAACTCTTTTTCAACTTCTGCCCACAACGATCGATTGTGGGGATCAGTTTTGAGTGCCTTTTTCAAGTAAATCCGTGCCTTTTCAACTTGACGCTCATCTACAAGCTGTCGTCCCCAACGCTGATAGGCGATCGCCTTCCACTGCTTTACTTCTGGATCCTTGGGTAAACGCTCAGCTAGCCCCTCAACTAGGGCGATTGCCCTCGGAAATCGCTGATTTTTGAGGAGTTGCTGCAACTGCTGGTAAGACTTTTCCTTAAGTTGATGTTCCAACGGTGACAGGTCAGGATTGAGTTGTATCTTCGGCTCCTTGCGGGTGACTTTAACTTTAGTTTTGGTAGATGTAGTTTTGGTGGATGCAGACCTTTTTGCCGTCTGCTTTTGACTGTCACCAGACTCTGTTGCTAGTTCATTAGTAGGTTGTTCGGTAGGTGCGATCGTCTCCAGCAAAAACTTGTAGGCAGCCGTCACTTCAATAAACTTTTCCTTGGCCTGTTGGTCATCAGGATTAGTGTCTGGGTGGTATTGACGTGCCAGCCGCCGATAGGATGACTTTACATCCTCAAACGATGCGCCTGAGCGTAGCCCTAATACTCGATAGCAGTCTGCTAGGTTCATTCAATTAGCCAGCAACAACTATGACCTAGGATTTTGCCACTACTCCTTCGAGCCGTCAATTTAAGTCAATTTAAATTTCGATCGCCCAGCGGGAGGAGGCATCTTATCCAAACCGTAAGCTGTGTACTAGAGTTTACTCGTTACAGGCCACTGCTTAGACACATCTATTCTAGACGATCGTGAAATAGGTCTAGATAGCATTGCTCATGGCATTGGCTTGGTCGTGGGCAGTGTCCCACACAGGTAGGGGCCGGAATTATTAGCGACTCCAATTGAGTTGATGGCCTTAGCCCTTACGATCGCGATTGCATCCTCACAATTAGATGCCCAGTAGATGCCCAGAAACTTGCCATATGACTCCAGATACACATTCAGTGCTAATAGGAGACATAAACCTCCATTGCCATATTCAACAAAACGGTGACACAAGTTTACACCTAAAAGCCAGCTATGTTGTGCTTTTTACAGTCAACAAGCATAAACTCAGGCCTTGCCAATAACCTGTATGACTTATAGTTATTGACTACGGACAGACTTAGTTATCAATCACTCCACGGTTACTGAGTAGCTAATGTCTATACCAATTTTATTGGTCAATAATATTGCTGGTAATACTTTGTTTATCTAGGCTTGATCCCATCGAACCTGATGGTTGTAGAGGCGATCGCAAGCGGTACACTGAATTGAGATTAGTGTGATATAGAACCTCTGAGTGCAGCCATGGCAACTTTTTTGCTTGAAGTCGGAACTGAAGAACTACCCGCTAGCTTTATCAGCGAGGCAATTGCCCAATGGCAGCAGCGCATCCCTCAAAGCCTTG encodes:
- a CDS encoding J domain-containing protein, translated to MNLADCYRVLGLRSGASFEDVKSSYRRLARQYHPDTNPDDQQAKEKFIEVTAAYKFLLETIAPTEQPTNELATESGDSQKQTAKRSASTKTTSTKTKVKVTRKEPKIQLNPDLSPLEHQLKEKSYQQLQQLLKNQRFPRAIALVEGLAERLPKDPEVKQWKAIAYQRWGRQLVDERQVEKARIYLKKALKTDPHNRSLWAEVEKEFRRIEKIL
- a CDS encoding GNAT family N-acetyltransferase, yielding MIDCSAIQFCVHEVSEWIVNDRGQQSLQINHGERNLEVEQLQALFQVAAFWAQNRRSEDLIVAITNSKPVVTVWEGDRLIGFARATSDGVYRATIWDVVIHPNYQGAGLGRKLVETILMHPHMNRVERTYLMTTHQQQFYERIGFQVNSTTTMVLYNRPPVGLPTLETADVLATLSDQA